DNA from Actinoplanes sp. SE50/110:
GCTGCCGCCGCGCTCGTGGCGACGGCGGTGGCCGCCGGGATGGCCAGCCCGGCGGCGAGGCAGGCCGTCCAGAGCTGACGTCGGGAGATGCGCACGTGGTTTCCCTTCTCGGCCATCGACTTCTGCGGATGCCCCTTCCTCGCGGCAGGGGTGCGGGAGACGATGCACAGGCATCAATTGCCTTCTATTTACGTGATCATCTCGTTTCATTGGTGAATTTCGCTCATCCCTGATGGGTCATACCGTGGCTGACGGTCGGCTCCGCCTCGCCGGCCCGGATCAGAACCCGGCGAACTCGACGCCCGCGCCCCGCTCGGTGGCCCGCCGGAGCACCAGCCGGGCCACGGCGAGGTCCAGGATGCCCAGCCCGAACGGCGAGAACACGGTCAGCCGATCGGCGGGACGCCGGTACGGCGTCCCGGCCAGCAACGACCCCAGTGAGCCGCTGATGAAGTCGCGGTGCCCGGTCTCCTGCTCGGCCAGGTGCAGCGACGTCGAGGCCCGGCACACGTGGTCGGCGTCGTCCACGATGTTCGAGCTCGCGAGCACGGCGGGCACCGGCAGGTCCCGCAGCGACAGGTGCAGCAGGACCGCCCCGGGCCGGCAGTGGTCGGTGTCCAGATGGGGCCGGGCCGCCGTGGTCGCCAACGAGACCAGCCGGTGCGCGCCCAGCGCCGCCTCGATGCTCGGCGCCACCTCCACCTTGAGGCCGGTGATCCGGTCCGCGAACGACCGTGCCCGCCCGTCGTCGAGGTCGAAGACGGTCACCGTGCTCAACTCCGGCAGCGTCGTACGCAGGAACCGCAGCACCGCGGCGTTGATCACCCCGCAGCCGATCAGCGTCACTCCCGGCGTGTCCGGGGCCAGGGTGCCGGCGGCCAGGGCCGCGGAGGCCGCGGTCCGTCGCGCCGAGATGGTCTCGGCGGCCAGCACGGCCTCCGGCGCGCCGGTCCGCATCGAGTTGAGGATCATGACGGCGGTCGCCCGTGGCAGCCCGGCTCCGATGTTCGCCGGGAACGAGGCGATCCACTTGACGCCGGCCACCGGGTCGTCGCCGCCCAGGTAGGCCGGCAGCGCGATGATCCGGTTCCGGTCGTCGTCCGGGAAGCGCAGGAAGACCGAGTGCGGCACCGCCGTCCGGCCCTCCTCGTGGCGCAGGTAGGCCGCCCGGACCGCCCGGAGCACCTCCTCGTCGGCATCCTCCAGGATGCGCTGGACGTCTGCTCTTCCCAGGATCAACACGGGCTGGCCTCCATGGCGTTCTGCTTCCACAGGTGGGCGATGTCGCCGAACCGCTCGGCGACCCAGTCGTCGTCGTAGATGGTGTCCAGGTAGCGCTCGCCGCGGTCCGGAAAGATCAGGACACAGCTCGAACCCGGCGCGATCCGGTCGCGAACCCGGTCCAGCGCCGCCACGACCGCGCCGGAGGAGCCGCCGGCGAGGATGGCCTCCAGCGCGACGAGCCGCCGGCACCCCACCACGCAGGCGGCGTCGTCGACGTGCACCACCTCGTCGGCGAGCCCGTCACGGAACAGGGCGGGACGTACGGCCGCGCCGTGCCCCGGGATGACCCGGGGCCCACGGGGCGTGCCGAAGATCGTGCTGCCCACCGCGTCCACCGCCACGATCCGTACCGCAAGCCGCTGCTCCCGCGCGTATTCGGCGCAGCCGCGCAGCGTCCCGAACGATCCGGTGGAGCAGAACAGCACGTCGGGTGGCGCCGGCAGCGCCTCGACGATCTCCCGCATGGTGGCATGGTGGGCCTGCGGGTTCAGCGGGCTGGAGTACTGGTCCGGGCAGTAGCCGCCCGGCAGGGCCGCCGCCAGCTCCCGGACGCGGGCGATCCGTGCCGGCAGGAATTCCCCGGTCGCCGGGTCGGGCCGGGTCACGACCTCCACCTCGGCCCCGAGCGCCCGCATGATCGCGATGTTCTGCTGGTTGGCCCGCGGGTCGGTCACGCACACGAACCGCACCCCGTAGTAGGCGCAGACCTGGGCGAGTCCGATGCCGAGGTTGCCGGAACTGGACTCCACCACCACCGAGCGACCCGGGACGATCCGGCCGACGGCGACACCGTGCCGGATCATCTCGAGCGCGGACCGGTCCTTGATGCTGCCGCCGGGGTTGTGACCTTCCAATTTCGCGAACACCCGGAGCGGACTGCTCTCCCCGAGCCGCGTGAGCTCGACGAGCGGGGTCGCACCGATCGTGCCGGTGATCCCGCTGGCGAATGCCGGCGTCTTCATGCACCGAGCCTTGTCGGACGGTACGGCAGCGGCGCAGAGAAGGACGCGCAGTCTTGCCGGCACCGGGCCGGCACCGGTTGTTCTCTGACCCGGCGGCCGCCCGGGCGGCACCCTGATGATCCGACGAGTGTGGCCCGCAAACCCCGGAGGGTGCGCTATGACCGAGACCATGGATCCGGCGTCGCTGCGCGCGGAGCTGATGCGCCGCCGGCTCAGCGGCGTCACCGCGCCGCGGCCGGCCGCCGGCCCGCGACCGGCGGATCGTTCGGCGCCGATTCCGCTTTCGTACGCCCAGCAGCGGCTCTGGCTGCTCGACCAGCTCCAGCCGGGCACCACCGAATACCTGGCCAGCACGGTGTTGCGCCTCACCGGCCCGCTCGACGAGCCCGCCCTGCGCCGCGCGCTCGACACTCTCGTCGCCCGCCACGAGGTGCTGCGCACCCGCTATCCGCTCCGCGACGGCGACCCGGTGCAGGTGATCGACGACCCGGCCCCGGTCGATCTGACCCGGCTCGACCTGCGCGCGCTCGACCGGGCCCGGGCCGAGGCCCGGCTCGCCGCCCTGGGCACCACCGACCGGCAGCCGGTCGACCTCGCCGACGGCCCGGTGCTGCGGGCGACCCTGGCCCGGCTCGGCCCGCACGAGCACGCACTCGCGCTGACCATCCACCACATCGCCACCGACGGCTGGTCCGACGGCCTGCTCGTCGACGAGCTCATCCGGCTCTACGCCGGGCACCGGTTTCCCGGGCCACCGGCCCTGCAGTACGCCGACGTCGCTCTCTGGCAGCGCACCGGCGCCCCACTCGACGAGCACCTGGCCTTCTGGCGTGACCGGCTGGCCGGTCTCGTCCCGGTGGAACTGCCGGCCGACCGTCCCCGGCCGCCGGTGCGCGACCCCGCGGGTGCCTTCCTGCCGTTCGTGATCCCCGCGCCGGTCGCCCGGAAGCTGTCCGAGCTGGCCCGGCGGCGTGGCGCGACCACGTTCCAGGCGGCCCTCGCCGGATACCTGATCCTGCTGTCGCGATACACCGGGCTCGACGACATCGCGGTCGGCACCACCGTCGCCGGCCGCGACCACCCGCAGGTCCAGGACCTTCCCGGCCTGTTCGTCAACACCGTCGTGCTGCGCGCCGACCTGAGCGGCAGCCCGTCCTACTCCGACGTCCTCGACCGGGTGCGCGACGTCACGCTGGACGCCCACGCCCACCAGGATCTGCCGTTCGAACGGCTCGTCGAGGAACTGGCGCCGGGGCGCGATCCGTCGCGGACCCCGCTGTTCAGCACGATGTTCCTGATGGACGACACGCCGGCCACCGTTCGCGAGGCGGGCGGACTGCGGTTCGAGCGGATCCCGGTCGGGGAGAGCAGCGCCAAGTTCGACCTGACCGTCGCGATCGCCGAGCGGCCCGACGGATCGCTGGCCGGCGGCATCACCTACGCCACCGCCCTGTTCGACCGGGCCACCGTCGAGCGGCTCGCCGGGCATCTCGGGCAGCTGCTCGCCGGGGCCGTGGCCGACCCGCGATCCCCAGCCGACCGGCTGGATCTGCTCACCGCGGGGGAGCTGCGGCAGCTCACCCGCGGTGGGAACGGCAGCGTGCAGACCTATCCGGGTGGCACACTGCCCGCCCTGCTCGAGGCGCAGGCCGCCGGCACACCCACGGCGACAGCGTTGCGATACGAGGGGCGGGAATGGACGTACGCCGAAGTCAACGCCCGTGCCAACCGGATCGCCCACCACCTGCGCGGCCTCGGCGCCGGGCCGGAGTCGGTGGTGGCGGTCGAGCTGCCGCGCGGCGCCGACCTGGTGTTCGCCCTGCTCGGCGTGCTCAAGGCGGGCGCCGCCTATCTGCCGCTGGACCCGGAGCACCCGGCCGACCGGCGGGCCTTCATGGCCCAGGACGCCGGCGCCCGCATCGTGGTCACCGAGCGGCTGCTCGCCGATGCCGAGGGCGGGGACGACAGCGATCCGGTCAGCGGGGTCACCCCCGCCCACGCCGCCTATGTCATCTACACCTCGGGCTCGACCGGCCGGCCCAAGGGCGTGCTGATCGAGCACCGGGCCATCGTCAACCGGCTGCAGTGGATGCAGCAGACCTACCGGCTGGACGCCGGCGACCGGGTGCTGCAGAAGACACCGGCCGGGTTCGACGTCTCGGTGTGGGAGTTCTTCTGGCCGCTGCTGACCGGCGCGACGCTGGTGGTGGCCCGCCCCGGCGGCCACCGCGACCCGGCCTATCTCGCCGCCCTGATCGCCGCCGAGCGGATCACCACGCTGCACTTCGTCCCGTCGATGCTGCGCGCCTTCCTGGCCGAGCCGTGCGGCACGCTGCCCTCGGTGCGGCGGATCATCTGCAGCGGCGAGGCGCTGCCGGCGGACCTGGCCGACGCGGTGCACGAGCGGATCGGCGGCGAACTGCACAATCTGTACGGGCCGACCGAGACCGCCGTGGACGTCACCGCCCTGCGCTGTCTGCCCGGCGAGCCGGTCACCATCGGCCGGCCGATCGCCAACACCAGCGCGTACATCGTCGACGACCGCGGGCGGCCGCAACCGGTGGGCGTGCCCGGCGAACTGCTGATCGGCGGCGTGCAGGTGGCCCGCGGCTACATCGGGCGGCCCGGCCTGACCGCGGACCGGTTCGTGCCCGACCCGTTCGGTGCCGACCCCGGCGGCCGCCTCTACCGCACCGGTGATCTGGCCCGCCACCGGCCCGACGGCACCATCGAATACCTCGGCCGCCTCGACCACCAGGTGAAGATCGCCGGGCAGCGCATCGAGCTGGGCGAGGTCGAGACCGTGTTGCGGGAGTGCCCGGGGGTCACCGACGCGGCGGCCGCCGTCGCCGACGGACAGCTCGTCGGCTACGTCGTCACCGACACGAGCGTCGACGACATCCGGGCCCACCTGCGCCGTCGGCTGCCCGAGGCGATGATCCCGGCACGCTGGGCCGTGCTGGCCGCCCTGCCGCTGACCGGCAGCGGCAAGCTCGACCGCCGGGCCCTGCCCGACCCGGACGCCCCGGTGCCGACCGGCGCGTACGACGCCCCGCACGGCGAGGTGGAGAACCTGCTCGCCGGCGAGTTCGGCGCCGCCCTCGGCATCGCGAAGGTCGGCCGCCACGACAGCTTCTTCCAGCTCGGCGGCGACTCCATGCGGGCGATCCGGGTGGTGGGCGCGGCCCGTGCCGCCGGGATCGCCCTGCGGGTGCAGGACATGTTCACCCACCAGAGCGTCGCCGCGCTCGCCGAGCTGACCGGGTCCCGCGCCGAGTCCTCCCCGGAGCGGCCGGTCGAGCCGTTCACCCAGATCAGCGACGCCGATCGGCGTCTGCTGCCGCCGGGACTCAGCGACGCCTACCCGATCACCCAGAACCAGGCCGGCATGCTGTACGAGATGCTGTCCGGGGCGGACCGGGCGGTGTACCGCAACGTCTCCTGCTACCGGATCCGCGACGGCAAGCCGTTCGCGGCCGGGGCGCTGGAGCAGGCACTGCGGCTGCTGCTCGTCCGGCACGAGATCCTGCGTACCTCGTTCGACCTGGGCACCTACTCGGAGATCATGCAGCTGGTGCACGAACGGGCCGAGCTGCCGGTCGAGGTCCGCGATCTGCGCGGCCGGCCCGCTGCGGACCAACAGGACGCGGTACGTTCGTTCCTGGCCGCCGAGCGGGAAGTACCGTTCGACATCGGCCGGGCCCCGCTGGTGCGCTACACCGTGCACCTGCTCAGCGACCAGGAGTGGCTGCTCACCCACGCCGAGTGCCACGCGATACTGGACGGCTGGAGTCACACCGCGACCGTCGCGATGCTGATCGACCTCTACCGCGGCGTGCGCGACGGCACCCCGCCCGAGCTGCCCGCGCCGCCCGGCGTCCGGTTCGCCGACTTCGTCCACCTGGAGCGCGCCGCCCTCGATTCCACCGAGGACCGGGAGTTCTGGGCCGCCACGGTCGCCTCCCGCGACCGGTTCGAGCTGCCGCCGGAGTGGGCCACCGAGCCCGCCGGCGCCCCGGCCACCATCGTCGACGTGCCCTGGGCCGACCTGGCCCCGGGGCTCAAGCGGCTGGCCGCCGCGGCGAACGCCTCGCTCAAGAGCGTGCTGCACGCCGCCCACCTCAAGGCGTTGAGCGTCGCCACCGGCCAGGAACGCTTCTTCGACGGACTGCTCTGCAACGGCCGGCCGGAGCGGCTGCGCGGCGACGAGGTGTTCGGCATGTACCTCAACACCGTGCCGTTCGCCGCCGACACCCGCGCCCGCACGTGGCGCGAGCTGGTCGCCGGAGTGTTCGCCGAGGAGGCCCGGCTGTGGCCGCACCGGCGCTACCCGCAGCCCACGATGCAACGGGACTGGGGATCGGCCTCGCGGCTGATCGAGGTCGCGTTCGGCTACCTCGACTTCCACGTGCTGGCCGGCGAGGCCGAGTCCGGGGTGCGGATGATCGACGACTTCAGCCCGGGCAGCCTCGCGCTGGAAGTGTGGACCTTCCCCGGCGTGCTGCGGCTCGGTGCCGACCCGGCCCGGATCGGGCGGCCCCACCTGGAGCTGCTGCGGCGCACGTACCGGCACGTCCTGGAGGCCATGGCGGCCGACCCCGGCGGCGACGCCCGAGCCGTGGGCCTGGCGGCCGCCGACCGCCACGACGCCGTCGACCGGTTCCAGAACCCGGTCGCCTTCCCCGCGCTGCCGCTGCTGCACGACCTGGTCCCGACCGGCGCGGCGGTCGCGCTGCGGCAGGGCGACCGAACCCTGTCCTACGACGAGGTCCACGCCCTCGCCGGCGGGCTCGCCGCCCGCCTGCACCGGCTGGGCGTCGGCCCGGACACGGTGGTCGGCCTGCTGCTGCCCCGCGGCACGGATCTCGTCGTCGCCATGCTCGCCGTGCTCCGGGCCGGCGGCGCCTTCCTGCCGCTGGATCCCGCCTACCCGGCCGAGCGGATCCGGTACATGCTCGACGACGCGGCACCCGCGGTCGTGCTCACCGACCCGGCGTACGCCGCCCTCGCCCCCGGCGCCGAGATCGTCGACCACGAGGCCTACCGCACCCTGCCCGCCGCCCCGCCGCCGGCGCTCAACGGGGAGAACCTCGCCTACGTCATCTACACCTCGGGCTCCACCGGGCGGCCCAAGGGCGTCGGCGTGCCGCACCGGGCGCTGCTCAACCTGCGCCACGCCCAGAACCGGCACCTCGACGTCCGCCCCGGCGACCGGGTGCTGCAGTTCGCCTCACCCAGCTTCGACGCCTCGGTGTGGGAACTGGCGATGGCGCTCACCAACGGCGCCGCGCTGGTGCTGCCGCCGCCCGGCACCGACCCGGGTGACCTGCGCGCCCAGGCCGGCGTCGTCACCCACATGACGGTGCCGCCGTCCCTGCTGGACCGTCTCCGGCCCGACGACTTCCCGCACCTGCGGGTGCTGGTCACGGCGGGTGAGGCGGTCACCGCCGAACAGGTGGCGCGGTGGGCCCCGCACACCCGGGTGGTCAACGGGTACGGGCCGACCGAGACCGCGGTCTGCGCGGCCGCCGCCGAGCTCGGCACCTCGGCGCCGGCCGGCCCGCCGCCGATCGGGCAGCCGTTCGCCAACGCCCGCGTCTACGTCCTCGACCACGATCAGCGGCCGCTGCCCGCCGGCGTGCGCGGCGAACTGGTCGTCGGCGGGGCCGGCGTGAGCCGCGGCTACCTGGGCCGTCCGGCGCTGACCGCCGAACGGTTCGTCCCCGACCCGTACGCGACCGTGCCCGGCCAGCGGATGTACCGCACCGGCGACGTGGCCTCCCGGTCAGCCGAGGGCACCCTGAGCTTCCACGGCCGCCGCGATCACCAGGTCAAGGTCCGCGGCTTCCGGATCGAGCTGGGCGAGGTCGAACACGCCCTGGCCGCCTGCCCCGGGGTCACCGGCGCGGTCTGCACCGTGCACCGGCCCGGCACGCCCGACGCCACCCTCGTCGCCTACACCCGTGGCGGTGTCCCGGCGGCCGACCTCCGTGCGCACCTGGCCGACCGGCTGCCGCAGCACCTGATCCCGACCCACTTCCGCGCGGTCGACGACTTCCCGCTGACCCCGGCGGGCAAGGTCGACCGGGCCGCGCTGCCCGCCCCGGACGGATCCCGGCCGGCGACCGGCGCCGCGTACACCGCACCCCGCACCGACCGGGAGCGGCACCTCGCGCAGGCGTGGAGCGAGGCGCTCGGCGTCGCCCGGATCGGTGCCGACGACGACTTCTTCGACCTCGGCGGACACTCACTGGCCATGATGCGGGTGATCGCGGCGCTGCGCTCCCGGCACGGCTACGAGCTGACCTTCCGATCCTTCCTGGAACAGCGCACGGTCGCCCGGCTGGCGGCCACCCTGACCGAACAGAGCTCCGGCAGGGCACTGATGTGGCTGCGCGACGGGACCGGGCGGGTGCCGCTGATCTGCGTACACCCCGGCGGTGGCAGTGCGCACTGGTACCAGCGGCTGCTCCCGCACCTGCACCCCGAGCAGCCGGTGGCCGCGTTCGAATGGCCCGGACCGCACCCGCAGGGCACCCCGAGCACCGAACAGATGGCGGCCCGCTACCTGGCCGAACTGCGCGACGCGCGGCTGGAGGGTCCCTACCGGATCCTCAGCTGGTGCGGCGGCAGCGGCATCGCGATGGAGATGGCCCACCGGTTGATCGACGCGGGGGAGCAGGTCACGGTGATGCTGCTCGACCCCGGCCTGGACATGCACAGCCGGGACGACGGCTGGAGCGAGCTGGCCCTGATGCGCCGCCTGGAGGCGTTGCTGGCCGAGGGAGCGGACACGCCACAGCGCCGGACCGAGATCCTGAGCCTGCTCGACCACCTGGTCGACGACGTCGACCCGGCGACCGGCATCGTCCTGCCCGAGGGCGGCGCCGGCCACTGGCCGGCCGCGGTGCGCATCTGGCGGGAGGTGATGGAGATGGACATGAGCTACCGGCACCGCGTCTTCCCGGGGCGCCTGGAACTGATTGCCAGCGACGAGCTGGTCCGCGGTGAGCACGAGGTCGCCTCGGGGCAGAGCTACGGCGACTATCTGGCCCGCTGGCGGGAACTGGTCACCGGTGGGGTCCGGGTGCATCGCGTCCCGGGCGACCACTTCAGCGTCCTGCGGGAGCCGCACGTCCGCCGCTTCGCCGAGCTGATCACCGGCCTGCTGGACGACGCCTGACACAGCACGCGGCGGTCATGACGGGCCGGTCACCCCGTCATGACCGCCCTCGCCCAGGCCTCGAACCCGGCAGTGATCATGGGAGCCGGCCCGAGGTGCCCGGTCGGTGCCAGGTCGGGAAGACTTGCCCGAGCCGGCGCGGCGACACGCCGTCGACATGCCCCGTACGGGTCATCGCCCATTAGTGGAAGCCCGACCATGGCCAGTGGAATCACTGGTCCCGGCCCACTACCGTGGCCGCCATGCCCGATCCGCCGGACCCTGCCGGCTCCGCGCCCTGCGCACCGGCAACCGCGGCGTCGAACCCGTCCGGCCTCCCGCTGTTGCCGCCACCGCCGGAGCCGTTCTGGACCCGGGCCCGGTGGCGCCGCCGCTTGCGGGCGGTGGGCGCGCACACCGGCCTGCAGCACTGGCTTCTGGTCCGCGGTTTGCCTCTGACCGGCGTCTTCCTCGCGCTGTATGTGACCAACGGCCTGGTCAATTGCTGGCGGACAACCTACGACGTGACCATCGGCGTCATCTCCCCGGGCGATCATGCGGTCGCCGTGCCCGCGCTGGCCTGGCCGTTGTCGGTGGCGGGCTGGCTGGCCACCCCGGCGATCGTCGGTGCCGCCATCGGCATCACCATCGAGCGGGCCATTACCGCCCGCCGCAGCCGCTCGATCACCGATGTCCTCGGCACCCCGTTGGACGACCCGGATGCCTGACTGGATCCCGGAGATCCCTCCGCTGAAGAACCTCGTGTATGCCCACAGTGGCTACAACGTCCCGGACGGCTTCGCCGCCGCCTTCGTCGTCCTGCACGATCACGACTGGCCGGCCGCCGAGGACCACTGGGAACGCGCCGTGCAGGCAGTCTTCAACACCGACGCGGTCGCCAAGACCGCCACCGGCGACACCGCCGTACGCCAGGCCGTGACCGCAACCGCTGATTTCTTCACCACCAGGCGATATTTTCCCTGGTGTTGTTGGTGCCGCAAAGGCACCCCGGTGCCCACCGAGGAGCTTGCCCGCGCCTCTGCCACCGGTAAGGAGGCCACCGAATGACCGATCCCGTCACCCCACCGCGCACGTTCGGCAGCTTCCACGCCCTGGCGGCCCGCCTCCTGCGCGACGGGTATCCGGACCCCCTGACCGACGCCGACATTCAGCAGCACGCCGACGCCGCCGTTGCCCGGATCCGCGCCAATCCCGGCAACGGTAGAGCTCAACCCCCGATCGACGTCATCCGTCAGGGAACTCGCCGCCTCGGCACCCACTACGACCTCAGCGAGGCAGACCTCCGCGGTGCGAACCTCCGCGGGGTCAAGCTCATCGAGGTGATCCTCTTCGAGGCGAACCTCTTCGGGGCGAAGCTCTCCTGGGCGGACCTCACCAGGGCGAACCTGCGCGGAGCGAACCTTCATCAGGCGTACCTCATCGGGGCGGACCTCACCGGGGCGAATCTCGCCAACGCGGACCTCAACGAGTCGCACCTCATCGGGACATACCTCATCGGTGCAAACCTCACCAGGGCGAATCTGGGCGGGGCGGATCTTCGTGGGGCGGACCTGCGCGGAGCGGATCTTCGTGGGGCATGGGCCACCCCGGCCAGGCTCGACGAGGCGGTGTGGGATCGGTCCACGGTCTGGCCGGCCGGGTGGTCGACATGGATCGCCGACCGATCCGAGCCGTTGCCCGGCGGCGGGTACCGGATCACGTCCGATCAGCCCGGTGCCGACGACCGGGCTGCATCTCCGGTCAGCCGGTGACCGCGGCTCCCAGCGTCCCACGGGTCAGGTTGCCGGCCGCTGGCGCAGGCGGGCGAGATCCCGTTTGATGTAGCGCAGGTGCGCCCACTCCTCCTCCAGGATCACCCGGATGCAGTCACCGACGCTGGGACGCCGGTCGCCGCCGCCCCAAGGGTTGTCGCGCTGCTCGGCGAGCAGGTCCGTCGTGGCCGTGGCCAAAAAGTCGGTGACCATCCGCTGACGCTCGGCACGGACCGTGAGGATCTCCGCGTAGGCCGGCGGATCGGTGCGGAAGATCGACATGTCGAAGCCCATCCGGTCGGCCCCGGTGAAGATCTGGCCGATCTCGTGAAACGGGCGGGGCGTCCGCAGGATCGCGCCGCGCAGCCAGGCGTCGGTCGCCAGGACGAGGTGCCGCAGGGTCTGGGCCAGTGACCACTCGTCCGCGACGTGGGCGTCCACGAGGTCCGGGGGAGTGTCCGCCACCGTCGTCTGCCAGGCGGCACGTACCGCGGCCCAGCCCTCGCGCAGCCCCGCGGGGGTCTGGGCCCGCTGCAGCTCGCGGCCCGGGAACTGCCGGTTGAGCTCGGCATCCACGAGCGGCACCACATCGACGCCGTTGACCAGGAGACGGCCGGAGAACAGGTCGTGGCTGTCGATGTCGAGGCCGTCCACCTCGACGCTGCGCATCGTCACACCGCTGACATCGGAGAATCGCAGGGTGGCGCCCTGGAAGCTGGTCCTGACGAAGGTCGCGCCGGCGAACTGCCCGGTGCCGGAGAAGGTGGTCACCACTGCATCATCACGGATTCCGGGCGGCCACCGGGAGGCGGGCGTTCTCCTCGTCGCGCCAGGCGAGCCAGCGGCGTAGCTCGTCGAGATCGAAGTCCGGGCCGCGGGTCATCAGGGTGAACATGCCGGCGCCGCGCGCACGCAGCGGCGCTGCGACGGTCCACGGGTCGCCGTCGACGAACACCGCCCGTTCGATGGTGGCCGGGTCACGCCGCAGTTCATCGCAGAACCCGTCGAGTCGGCGCGACTTCTCGCTGAAGACGTCGTCCTCGGCGAAGGTCTGCCAGATGTCGGCGTACCGGGCCACCAGCCGCAGCGCCTGGGGCCCGTCGGCGGCAACCAGGATCGGCATCCGCCGGATCGGGCGCGGGTTGAGCAGCTGCAGCCGGCGTTCGATGCGGTGCAGGGCCTCGCGTAGCTCGCGCACCCGCTGAGCCGGTGATCCGAACGCGAAGCCGTACTCCTCGGCCTCCCACTCGCGGAAGCCCGCGCCGATGCCGAGGATCGCCCGACCGTCGCTGATGTGGTCGACGGTGCGGGCCATGTCGGCGAGCAGGTCGGGGTTGCGGTAGGCGACGCAACTGACCAACGCGCCGATCGCGGCGTGGCCGGTGGACTCGGCCCAGGCCGCGAGCGTGGTCCAGCACTCGAAATGCTTGCCGGAGGGGTCCTTGCCGAGCGGGAAGAAGTGGTCCCAGTTGAAGATCGCGTCGACGCCGAGCGCGTCGGCTTCGGCCACGGCCCGCCGGATGGCCGCATAGTCCGCCCGCGACGGTGGGATCTGGATCGCGACTCGTATCGTGCCCGGTGTCGTCGTCACGATCGAGAATCGTAGATCCGGCCACCAAGCCCACCGCCGCGGAGATCAGCCGGGTGCTCAGCGTGCCGTGTCGTAGGCGACGAAGCGCAGCTCCGAGGTGTACCGGTTGCCCTGGTCGTCGGTGAGCCAGGTCTGCTCCGGGGTGGGCAGCATCTCGCTCACCGTCAGCCGGGCCGCCGGGTCCTTGCGCACCAGCCGGCGGACGGCCTTGGCGAGCAGATTCACGAAGACCGGGCTGTCGAAGTCGACGAACAGCGGCCGTGGCTCGGCCGGCGAGGTCACGAAGACGAACCGGGGGAGCTGCCGCTCCGCGGCCCATCGGCGTGCCGCGGCGAACCGGAGCGCCTCCGTCTTCGCGTCGGCGAAGCCCTGCTCGGCGGCGGGGAACCGCCACGTCTCCCG
Protein-coding regions in this window:
- a CDS encoding LLM class F420-dependent oxidoreductase, encoding MTTTPGTIRVAIQIPPSRADYAAIRRAVAEADALGVDAIFNWDHFFPLGKDPSGKHFECWTTLAAWAESTGHAAIGALVSCVAYRNPDLLADMARTVDHISDGRAILGIGAGFREWEAEEYGFAFGSPAQRVRELREALHRIERRLQLLNPRPIRRMPILVAADGPQALRLVARYADIWQTFAEDDVFSEKSRRLDGFCDELRRDPATIERAVFVDGDPWTVAAPLRARGAGMFTLMTRGPDFDLDELRRWLAWRDEENARLPVAARNP